TGTAGCCTTTGTTTGTCACGGGCAATCATCTCCTTCCTTCGCCGACGCGGTTGCTGCCGGCTCCTTCAGGCTCAAGTCGGATAGTTCAACCACCATCCCGTCGCTGGCCGCGATTACGCTCGTTCTGGCCGTGGAAAGCCGGCCTTCTAATGCCCTTGGGTCGGCCTCGGATAGCCCCCTTCCCAGGTGCGTGAGTATCAGCATGCGTGGGTGAAGTTCGTCGAGGAGGCGCTCGACGTCGCAGATCGAGAGGTGGTCTATCCCAGGCCTCGGCTTTTCGAACGTAACGTTGACCACCAAGAGCTCGCACTCGCGGAAGCGATGTGCCAAACTTTCGTGCATGCAAGTATCGCTGACCAATCCCCAAGTGGGCATGGAAGGGTGTCGAAAGACGAAACCGAAACAGTCCACCCCGTGATGAATGAGGCGCACACCTTCTACAGAAGCTCTCCCCGGGAGGGCGATCGCTTTTCCGTCCTCCCAGGTCGTTAGATGTGCCACTTTGCTGCGCAAGAAACGGAAGAGGATCGGTTCGTTCCCGGTTATGGCATCTTCGGGAAGGACAACTGTGCCATTTTTTTGGCGCCCCCCTCCTGTCATGGCGAGCGTCAAGACGTTTACGTCGTTGCTGTGGTCTATATGGCGGTGAGAGAGCAGCAAGCCGTCAAGGGTCGAAGGGTCATGGAGAGGGCGTAGTTCTTTCATCTTCACCAAAGCCCCGGGCCCCGGGTCTATGGAGAAGTTGAACCCGTCATAGGAAAGCCATATCCCTCCGGTTGCTCTGATTTGGCTGATCATGGTAAAACGCGCCCCTCCTGTGCCCAAAAAGTGAATGTAACTCGAGGCGGCGCCGCGTCCTTCCTCCATGGGCCTCACTTCGAAGCCTCTCCCTTAAAATAGGGGAGCATTGCTCTGAAAGCCTCTGTGGCCGCTCGGCCGAGCCACTGATAAACGATCGTCTCTGTCGGGATTACCAAGGCGCCGACCGAGGCAAGGGCCCTTAGAGCGCTTTCATGGTGATGGGATCTTCGGCTTCCGACGGCGTCGAGCGAGACGGCAACCTGGTAACCTTCTTTCAATAGATCTAAAGCGGTGCTCAAGACGCAGATGTGGCTTTCTATGCCGGCCATGACGATTTGGTCGCGGCTTCCGTTGCGGATGAAATCGGCAAAGCCGGCTTCCGCCCAGCAAGAAAAGTGCACCTTTTCGAAACGCGTCGAGCCGGAGGGCAAGGCCTCGCGGACTCCTTCTGCCGTCGGGCCTAAGCCTGAAGGGTAATGCTCCGTGTATTTCACTGGTATGCCCAAGAGGTCGGCCGCTTTTAAAAGGGTTTTGGTATTCTTTGCGATTTCGTCGTTATTTTGCATCGCAGGCAGTAGCTTCTCTTGCATGTCCACCAAGAGCAGCTGAGATTTGGAAGATTGCAAAACAAAGGGGACCATCACGTTCCCTCCCATCGGCATGATTTTATTTTCCTCGAAAGTTTATTATAGTGCAGATGGCGGGATAGTGGAAAAGAAGACCCCTTTGTGCTATGCTCTAACCGCTTCTATATCCTGTGAGGTTTCCTGGTTCGATTGAGCGATGAAGGCCGGATTTTCGGAAAGGCGAAGGTGGTGGAAATATGGCGTGCTACGAGATGGACGACGCCGAGAAAAAGGGTGAAACGTGGTCGGTGGGGGATATTTTGCGCGCTATGTCGGCTGGAGAGGAGCTCCCCCCATATATAGAGCGGTTGCTCCTTCAGCTTCAGGCGTGGATGAGCTCGGCCTTGAGCGGCGAAGCCGCCTACGGAGAGGATGACGAGGCTTTGGGTTTTGACGAGAGGCGCTTCGGCGGCGATCCGGAAGTTTTGTGGGACCAACTGGAATGGCTGGAAGAGCATGCCGATCTACTCATAGCCTCTGACGTAACTTCGTGCGCCAACGAAGACGCCGTTGTCCTCTGCTTGGGTCCCTTAGACCTCGATGAGGCATTTCGAACGGCGATAGACCATGCCGCGATCTTCGGCAAGGGCAAGTGCCGCCGCGTGTGGATCGTGAGCGACAGCTGGCTCGTGGGCGACGTCATCCACTATTTGCGTCACCTTCGCGTCTTGGCTGCCGAAGGGATAACGATACGGTTTCTCTTGGTGACGCCTTGGGGATGGACCGAAGTGCCTGTGGGCAGAGAGATGGACGACAAGAAGCACCTCAACTGGGAGGTGCCGCGTGCCGAAAAGCGGGGACAAAAGCCCAGGCCAAAGAACAACAATAAAAAGGAAGAAGGTTAGAGGACTTTACCCACCCCCTATCATATGAACTACCTGCACATTTGCCCCGTCCGGCACTTCTGTTTTGTCAAACCGATCGCGAGGCACAGGAGTGCCGTTTATCCATACAGCTATCATGGGAAAGGTATAACGCTTGGCATCCAGGATTTCTCGCACGGTCATCCCTGGGTGCCATTTCATGCTTTCGCCGTTTACGGAGATCACAAACCTTCCTCCCACTGGTCCTCCTTGCGAGCATGTTTTTTTACGACTGCGACGACGCTTTCGAAATCCATCCCGAGCTCTTCGAGCTTTTTGATGGTGGGAATGCCGTTTTTATCCCATCCGCGCCGCTTGTAAACGGCGTCCACCAGCTTCTCCCATTGGGCAAGCCGCAGCTTTTGGAGCCTTTTGATCTTCTCTTCCGTCGAAAGCCCCTGTGGGTCCACCCCTGAGGAACGGAGCTGTTCATCGTAATAATCACGCCTGGCTTCCCATTCGTCTTCAAATACCGGCGATATGGCACGCAACGGGATGTTGTGGTCTTTGCGAGTGCCCTTTCCGAGGCGGAGCTGGAAGATGCGCTGAAAGTTATAGACCCTCTCTGACTGTAGGATCAATTCCGCCTTGTCTATTTTCTTTCCGGTCATTGCGTTGAAGAGATCTACGTAGTTTTGGACGTGCTCCGGCACTTTTGCGGCCTCCTGAGGTGGGTATTTCGTGAGATTATCTTCGGGTTCTATGTCGTTCCAGGGTAGTTTGCATAGGCCGGCCAGGGAAAACCATAGGCGGAAGTTGGGAAAGTAATGGAGCGCCTCGGCTTTGTCCTCGAACGTCGGCAGTTGCTTGTTTACCATGTCCATGAAGATGAGCCATGCCTCGTCGTGCTGCGGCCCCTTGAGCGTCAAGAAATACCCGCCCCACTGAGCGACCGATTCCTTAGACACATATTCGGAGACCTCGATGCCCTGGCCTTCCATGCCTATCGCTTCCAAGACCTCTCGCGGTGCGCCAAAGCGCTCGGCAAAGGTTGCTTTCATTCTGCGGATGCCCTTTCCCACAAGAGCGGCAAATTCGCCCCTTCCTTCGCCTATGCGGTGGATCAGCTCCATCAGCGCTTCGGCCTTCCCGAAACCGAGCTCGAGCCCTCCGGTGATTTTATCGTTCAAATAGCCGAGCTCGTAGCATTCGCATACGAATGCCAGGCCGGTGCCTAACGATATAGTGTCGATGCCATAGAAGTCAGCGTAAAATGCTGCTTCGGCGGTCCATTCCGGATCGAAGACGCCTATGTTGGATCCCAAGGCCGCGCAGGTCTCGTATTCGGGGCCATCCACGGACACAGTGCGACCTTTCCACGGTCCGGTTTTGAGGGTAAAGCCGTCTATCGCCTTGGAACACGCCATGGTACAGCCGTACCAACACTCATCCGGTATACCTTGGGTGAACATCTTTTCATATATGGTTGAGCGTATGTTTTTTGCATCGGGGTGCTGGCCGAACTTGTAATTGTGCACGGGGAGGAGATGGTAGTCGTTCATGATTTCGTTCAAATGGACGGTTCCCACGCGCCTCATGCGGCTTTGTTTGTCGTCGAGCTCGTATATCTCCCTGTGGAGTTTCAATCCCAACCTTTGTATGGTCTCCGGGTCTGCGGGGTTGTTGCTCATGCCTGACCATCCGTGCTTGCGCACGACGATCGCCGCGATCCTTTTGTCGCGAAGCACTGTGCCTCCGCCTCCGCGCCCCGCCTGTTTTAGGCGGACTATTCCGCGGCGAGTGTCGTAAAAGCTCGTGTTTAGGCATCCCAAGTATGTGTTTTCGGCGCCCTTGCCCGTGGCGATGACGGATATAAAACGCTTGTCCTTTTCGGACGCCGCGAAGCGCTCATGTAGTTCTTCGGCTATAGAATGAGCGTTTATGTCCGTAAAGGGCGATTCCAAGACTTGGACCTTTCCCTCATCTCCGTCGATGAAAACGATCACGTCTCTTTCTGCCTTTCCCTGGATTTCCAAGGCATCCCAGCCGGCGAACTTGAGAAGTGGCGCAAAGTGTCCGCCCGAGTTGCTGTCGTATGTCTGATCCGTCAAGGGGGATATGAAAACGGCATAGTATTTGCCAGAGCCCGGGTATTGCGTTATGCCGCAGAGCGGGCCGCCCGATATGACTATTTCGTTTTCCGGGTCGTTCCACTTCGTTTCATCCTTCACTGCATCCCACAGTAGCTTGAGGCCGAAACCCCGACCGCCTACGAACTTTTCTTTCATCTCCTCCGTGACGATTTTTTCTGCGATTTTCAAATTGCCCACGTTCACGTAAAGGGTTTTACCGGTGTACCCCCTATAGGGCTCGCAGGGACTGTACGCCCATTCTGAAAGGACTTTTGCCTCCTTCACGAGACACTCCCCCTTTAATTGTTACTCTTTATACTATACTTGTACTCGCTTCTTTTTGGCAACTTGCGCTCGGTTCCCCCCGACTGTCGCGCTATCGCGGGCGAAGCCTTTGAAGGAATGGGCAACTTCGCTTTGGTTTTAGGTGTGGCAAACCGATCTATTGCAAACCGCGGTCGTGGCTGTTACAATCTAAAGCTAATGAAGGTGTGTCGAGGTGGCGGAACAGGTAGACGCGCTAGACTCAGGCTCTAGTGGGCAATACGCCTGTGGGGGTTCGAGTCCCCCCCTCGACACCAGGGAAAAAGGGTATAACCTTTGGTCAACTTACCTGGGGTTGACCAAAGGTGATTTGTGTGTTATTATCACCTCTTGCTGTGGTTTATCGATCCCCCAAAATCCTCAAGTAAACAGGGAGGTTGGTTTCTCCCATGCCCAGATTTGCTCCTAGCGGTAAGGGACGAGAAAGGCTAACTTATGGTCCTGCGCGCGATTGGTTGGAGATGCCTGATCTGCTCGAAGTCCAGCGCAATTCTTACGAGTGGTTCTTTCAGACCAAGGCGGATCCCGGTCGACGCAAGGCCCAAGGATTGCAGGAGTTGTTGGAAGAAGTATTTCCTATTGAGAGCTACAACGGTTCATTCGCTCTCGAGTTCGTGAGTTATTACATTGACCCTCCTTCCATTTCTCAAGAAGAGGCGTGCAGGCGGGATCTGACATGGTCTTCGCCGGTGAGGGCTACTATACGCCTGATCAATCGCAAGACCAGTGAGATTAAAGAAGAGGAGATATATTTAGGCGATTTCCCCCTCATGACGGAGAAGGGCAGCTTCATCGTCAACGGGACGGAGCGCGTAGTTGTAAGTCAGCTCTCTCGATCGCCCGGCCTCTATTTGAGCATCGAGATGGGGTCACCGGGGCAGGAGGTCTATAAGGCCAAGGTCATCCCTGACCGAGGAGCATGGCTCGATTTCGACCTGACGCCCGGTGAGATCCTGTCGGTCAATATCGACAATCGCAGAAAAGTTCCAGCCACGACGCTGCTCAAGGCTTTCGGCGTGCCAAACGACGACGAGCTCTTGTTCCTCTTCGGTGCTACAAAAGAGGAAGTCGATCTCGTGGAGGAAGAGGTGAAGGGCAAGCTGCTGGCCGAGTCCGTGATCGACGAGACCGGCAAGGTGGTAATACCCAAAAATGACCGAATCACCAAGGAGCACCTCGAGCTTTTATGGAACATGGGACGGACTCGCGTGTGTCTGTGGAACGTGGACAGCTCCTTAGCAGCTACACTGGAGCGTGACGACACGACCAACACGGAAGAGGCCGTATTGGAGATCTTCCGCAGGATGCGCCCCAACGAACCTGTCAGACTCGAAAATGCCAGAGAGTACATCCAGGGCCTTTTCTTCGATACGAGGCGGTACAACCTCGGCCGCGTCGGGCGTTACAAACTCAATAAACGCTTGGGGCTCGACATCCCCGATTCGATTAGGACTCTTACTCCGGAAGATATTGTCAATGTCGTGTTGAAGCTTATTGCCCTTAGAGATGGCAACGAACGAGAAGATGACATAGATCACCTCGGCAACCGCCGTGTGCGTTCCGTGGGCGAGCTCCTTCAGAATCAGATCCGCATAGGTTTGCTCCGCATGGAGCGAATAGCGAAAGACAGGATGACCACGGTGCCAGATCTCTCGACTGCGACGGCGCGAGACCTCGTGAATGTGCGCCCCATACAGGCGGCCATCCGCGAGTTCTTCGGGTCAAGCCAGCTCTCTCAGTTTATGGACCAGACCAATCCGTTGGCCGAATTGACTCACCGCCGCCGCCTTTCGGCGCTCGGACCAGGTGGGTTGAGCCGCGAGAGGGCGGGTTTTGAAGCCAGGGACGTCCATCCTACGCACTATGGCAGGATCTGTCCTATAGAGACGCCGGAAGGCCCGAATATCGGTTTGGTAACCTCATTGGCGGTTTACGCGAGGGTGAACGAATACGGCTTTTTGGTCACGCCTAAGCGCGTAGTTGTAAACAGCCGCGTGACTGACGAAATGGTTTATCTCTCAGCCGATGAGGAAGAGGAGTGCTATGTAGGGCGAGCTAACGAGGCCGTCGACGAGAATGGATATCTTTTGGAACCAGAGGTTTACGTTCGCCACAGAGGGCTCATCGTCACAGTGCCGAGGGAAAAGGTTCAATTTATCGATGTTTCTCCGCAGCAGATCGTCTCCATATCGACAGCGCTGATACCGTTCTTGGAGAATGACGACGCAAACCGGGCCCTTATGGGCTCTAACATGCAGAGACAAGCGGTGCCGCTCATTCAGCCGGAAGCTCCTTTGGTTGGAACCGGCATAGAGTCTCAGGTGGCGAGAGACTCGGGTTGCGCAGTTATAGCGAAGCGTTCTGGTGTAGTTTCTTATGTCGATGCCGCGCGCATAGAGGTGACAGCTGAGAATGGCGAGGTGGATCGCTATAGCCTCACGAAGTTCTCTCGGTCGAATCAGGGGACAGTCATCCACCAGCGCCCGATTGTGGAGGTAGGAGAAAGCGTTGCGGCTGGGGACGCAATAGCCGACGGTCAGTCTATAGATCGCGGCGAATTAGCCCTGGGAAGGAACGTATTAGTGGCCTTCGTCTCTTGGGAAGGGTATAACTTCGAGGATGCCGTACTGGTGAGCGAACGGCTCGTGAAGGAGGATCTCTTCACCTCTATTCACGTGGAGGAATACGAAGTGGACGCGCGCGACACGAAGCTCGGGCCGGAGGAGATAACCCGTGATATACCCAACGTAGGCGAAGAGTCTCTCAAGAATCTGGACGAAAACGGTTTGGTTCGCATCGGAGCCGAGGTGAAGGCCGGAGACATCCTGGTCGGTAAAGTTACCCCGAAGGGAGAATCCGAACAAATGCCCGAGGAAAGGCTTCTGCGGGCAATATTCGGCGAAAAGGCGAGAGAAGTGCGCGATACGTCGCTTCGCATACCTCATGGCGAGGGCGGCAGAGTGGTGGCGATAAAACGCCTCTCCCGTGCGGATTACGGCGACGAGCTCCCGGCCGGCGTCAATGATGTCGTCAAAGTCTCAGTGGCGCAGCTTCGCAAAATCACCGTGGGCGACAAGATGGCCGGTCGCCATGGCAATAAAGGCGTGGTTTCCCGCATTCTGCCCGTGGAGGATATGCCGTATATGCCCGACGGGACTCCTGTGGACGTGGTTTTGAACCCGCTCGGTGTGCCGAGTCGTTTGAACTTGGGTCAAGTTTTGGAGACGATCATGGGTTTTGGGGCGTATTGTAAGGGCGTTTATATAGCTACGCCCGTATTTGAGGGCGCTAACGAGAGGGAGATTTTCGAATTCATAGAAGACATGAACGAGAAGTACCCGGGCATGACGCCCGACGGATGCATCACCCTTTACGACGGACGCACCGGAGAAGCGATGGAAGGCAAGGTAACCGTGGGTTACATGTATATGTTCAAGCTCATACATCTGGTGGACGATAAGATTCATGCCCGCTCCGTTGGACCTTACAGCCTTATCACGCAGCAGCCTTTGGGCGGAAAGGCCCAATTCGGAGGTCAACGCTTTGGAGAGATGGAAGTTTGGGCATTGGAAGGTTATGGTGCTGCTCACACGCTGCGAGAGATGTTGACCGTGAAGTCAGACTACATACGAGGGCGCCTGCAGACGTATGAGCGAATAGTTAAAGGGCAAGATCTGGGCGAGCCCGGCATACCGGAGAGCTTCCGAGTGTTGGTCAAGGAGCTCCAAGGACTTGCGCTGGATGTGGAAGTTTTGTATGACGACGGGACGGTTGGCGATCTCGTCGCTGAAGAGGAAGAGGAAAGGGAGTTTAGATTGGGTCCCTCCGCAGAGGGGATTTCAGAGGAAGCCGGTTGGAAGAAAGAAAAGGCTGTTAAAGACAGGCCTGACTCTCGCAAGGTCAAAGTAACGGAGGCCATGATATTCGGAGGTTCCTCACAAGGAGACAGTGATTCGGAGGAGGATGAAGCCTAAATGGCTCAGCGTGCAATAGCAGGCATCCGCATTCGCTTGGCTAGCCCCGAGAGAATTCGTGAGCTCTCGAGCGGTGAGGTGAAAAAACCTGAGACGATCAATTACAGGACGTTGAGGCCGGAAAAGGATGGGCTCTTTTGCGAGCGCATATTCGGTCCTGTTCGCAGCTACGAGTGTGCCTGTGGTAAATATAAGCGCACAGGCCCTAAGTTTAAGGGAATCGTTTGTGATCGCTGTGGCGTGGAGATTACTGATAGCCGCGTGCGCCGAGAGCGGATGGGCCATATAGAATTGGCCGCGCCGGTCGTCCACCTGTGGTATTTGCGGGGCATTCCCAGCAGATTGAGCCTGCTCGTAGGTGCAGCCACCAAAGACCTCGAGAGGGTAGTATATTTTGCCCCTGTCAGGAGACACGAGGTCCTCTATAAAGTGGTCATAGAGGGGCGCAGAGTGGATTTAGCGCACCGCGGGGACCTGATACCTGCGTGCGAGGAGCGGATTCACTCCCATTACGACCCAAAATTTAAGGCTGAAGAGGCTTACCGCATCGTCGAAGTGGACGATATCTCTTTGGAAGAGGGGGATCTGCTCTCTCCCCAGCAGGTTAATCGTTACAGGGCGGAGTATGGAGAAGAGATCCTCAAAGTGGAGCCAGCCTTTATCCTTCTCTCATCAGATGAGGGGACGTTGCCGAAAGAGGGAAGCGTAATTCCTGCCTCAAAGTTGGAGAAACTCAGGGAGGAGGGAGTAGAACCACAGGTCGAGCGGGCTATGGTGGGAAAACAGGAGGCTTTTGTCGTCACGGCCGTGGTTCATCTGCCTTTTGCTAAAGGCGACATAATCTCGTCGAGCGAACACCAACTCTACATGAGCAAATATCCAGGGCGCTTCTCCGCCAGACAGGAGACGGTCGT
Above is a window of Acetomicrobium sp. S15 = DSM 107314 DNA encoding:
- a CDS encoding MBL fold metallo-hydrolase, encoding MEEGRGAASSYIHFLGTGGARFTMISQIRATGGIWLSYDGFNFSIDPGPGALVKMKELRPLHDPSTLDGLLLSHRHIDHSNDVNVLTLAMTGGGRQKNGTVVLPEDAITGNEPILFRFLRSKVAHLTTWEDGKAIALPGRASVEGVRLIHHGVDCFGFVFRHPSMPTWGLVSDTCMHESLAHRFRECELLVVNVTFEKPRPGIDHLSICDVERLLDELHPRMLILTHLGRGLSEADPRALEGRLSTARTSVIAASDGMVVELSDLSLKEPAATASAKEGDDCP
- a CDS encoding isochorismatase family protein; amino-acid sequence: MVPFVLQSSKSQLLLVDMQEKLLPAMQNNDEIAKNTKTLLKAADLLGIPVKYTEHYPSGLGPTAEGVREALPSGSTRFEKVHFSCWAEAGFADFIRNGSRDQIVMAGIESHICVLSTALDLLKEGYQVAVSLDAVGSRRSHHHESALRALASVGALVIPTETIVYQWLGRAATEAFRAMLPYFKGEASK
- the thiS gene encoding sulfur carrier protein ThiS encodes the protein MISVNGESMKWHPGMTVREILDAKRYTFPMIAVWINGTPVPRDRFDKTEVPDGANVQVVHMIGGG
- a CDS encoding aldehyde ferredoxin oxidoreductase C-terminal domain-containing protein encodes the protein MKEAKVLSEWAYSPCEPYRGYTGKTLYVNVGNLKIAEKIVTEEMKEKFVGGRGFGLKLLWDAVKDETKWNDPENEIVISGGPLCGITQYPGSGKYYAVFISPLTDQTYDSNSGGHFAPLLKFAGWDALEIQGKAERDVIVFIDGDEGKVQVLESPFTDINAHSIAEELHERFAASEKDKRFISVIATGKGAENTYLGCLNTSFYDTRRGIVRLKQAGRGGGGTVLRDKRIAAIVVRKHGWSGMSNNPADPETIQRLGLKLHREIYELDDKQSRMRRVGTVHLNEIMNDYHLLPVHNYKFGQHPDAKNIRSTIYEKMFTQGIPDECWYGCTMACSKAIDGFTLKTGPWKGRTVSVDGPEYETCAALGSNIGVFDPEWTAEAAFYADFYGIDTISLGTGLAFVCECYELGYLNDKITGGLELGFGKAEALMELIHRIGEGRGEFAALVGKGIRRMKATFAERFGAPREVLEAIGMEGQGIEVSEYVSKESVAQWGGYFLTLKGPQHDEAWLIFMDMVNKQLPTFEDKAEALHYFPNFRLWFSLAGLCKLPWNDIEPEDNLTKYPPQEAAKVPEHVQNYVDLFNAMTGKKIDKAELILQSERVYNFQRIFQLRLGKGTRKDHNIPLRAISPVFEDEWEARRDYYDEQLRSSGVDPQGLSTEEKIKRLQKLRLAQWEKLVDAVYKRRGWDKNGIPTIKKLEELGMDFESVVAVVKKHARKEDQWEEGL
- the rpoB gene encoding DNA-directed RNA polymerase subunit beta; translation: MPRFAPSGKGRERLTYGPARDWLEMPDLLEVQRNSYEWFFQTKADPGRRKAQGLQELLEEVFPIESYNGSFALEFVSYYIDPPSISQEEACRRDLTWSSPVRATIRLINRKTSEIKEEEIYLGDFPLMTEKGSFIVNGTERVVVSQLSRSPGLYLSIEMGSPGQEVYKAKVIPDRGAWLDFDLTPGEILSVNIDNRRKVPATTLLKAFGVPNDDELLFLFGATKEEVDLVEEEVKGKLLAESVIDETGKVVIPKNDRITKEHLELLWNMGRTRVCLWNVDSSLAATLERDDTTNTEEAVLEIFRRMRPNEPVRLENAREYIQGLFFDTRRYNLGRVGRYKLNKRLGLDIPDSIRTLTPEDIVNVVLKLIALRDGNEREDDIDHLGNRRVRSVGELLQNQIRIGLLRMERIAKDRMTTVPDLSTATARDLVNVRPIQAAIREFFGSSQLSQFMDQTNPLAELTHRRRLSALGPGGLSRERAGFEARDVHPTHYGRICPIETPEGPNIGLVTSLAVYARVNEYGFLVTPKRVVVNSRVTDEMVYLSADEEEECYVGRANEAVDENGYLLEPEVYVRHRGLIVTVPREKVQFIDVSPQQIVSISTALIPFLENDDANRALMGSNMQRQAVPLIQPEAPLVGTGIESQVARDSGCAVIAKRSGVVSYVDAARIEVTAENGEVDRYSLTKFSRSNQGTVIHQRPIVEVGESVAAGDAIADGQSIDRGELALGRNVLVAFVSWEGYNFEDAVLVSERLVKEDLFTSIHVEEYEVDARDTKLGPEEITRDIPNVGEESLKNLDENGLVRIGAEVKAGDILVGKVTPKGESEQMPEERLLRAIFGEKAREVRDTSLRIPHGEGGRVVAIKRLSRADYGDELPAGVNDVVKVSVAQLRKITVGDKMAGRHGNKGVVSRILPVEDMPYMPDGTPVDVVLNPLGVPSRLNLGQVLETIMGFGAYCKGVYIATPVFEGANEREIFEFIEDMNEKYPGMTPDGCITLYDGRTGEAMEGKVTVGYMYMFKLIHLVDDKIHARSVGPYSLITQQPLGGKAQFGGQRFGEMEVWALEGYGAAHTLREMLTVKSDYIRGRLQTYERIVKGQDLGEPGIPESFRVLVKELQGLALDVEVLYDDGTVGDLVAEEEEEREFRLGPSAEGISEEAGWKKEKAVKDRPDSRKVKVTEAMIFGGSSQGDSDSEEDEA